One window of the Rosa rugosa chromosome 3, drRosRugo1.1, whole genome shotgun sequence genome contains the following:
- the LOC133738344 gene encoding zinc finger protein GIS2 isoform X2, with product MSSESRSLSRSRSRSPKDRKIRSDRFSYRDAPYRRDGRRGGGFSRDNLCKNCKRPGHFARECPNVAICHNCGLPGHIASECTTKSLCWNCREPGHMASNCPNEGICHTCGKAGHRARDCTAAPMPPGDLRLCNNCYKQGHIAVDCTNEKACNNCRKTGHLARDCPNEPICNMCNVSGHVARQCPRANVLAERGGGGGGGGGVRGSSGGGYHRDIVCRNCQQLGHMSRDCMGPLMICHNCGGRGHLAYECPSGRFMDRYPRRY from the exons ATGAGTTCAGAGAGCAGGAGCCTAagcaggagcaggagcaggAGCCCTAAGGATCGTAAGATCCGTTCCGATCGCTTTTCCTATCGTGATGCACCTTACAGGAGAGATGGTCGTCGGGGTGGTGGTTTCAG CCGAGACAATCTCTGCAAGAACTGCAAAAGACCTGGCCATTTTGCTAGAGAATGCCCTAATGTTGCAATTTGTCACAATTGTGGTCTTCCCGG GCACATTGCTTCGGAGTGTACTACAAAGTCACTATGTTGGAATTGCCGTGAACCTGGTCACATGGCCAGTAACTGCCCGAATGAAGGCATCTGCCACACCTGTGGCAAGGCTGGACACCGTGCTAGAGACTGCACTGCTGCCCCAATGCCACCCGGGGACTTAAGGTTGTGCAACAACTGCTACAAGCAGGGTCATATTGCAGTCGACTGCACAAATGAGAAGGCATGCAACAACTGTAGGAAGACAGGTCACCTGGCGCGTGATTGCCCAAATGAACCCATCTGTAACATGTGCAATGTATCTGGGCATGTGGCCAGGCAGTGCCCCAGAGCCAATGTTTTGGCAGAGAGgggaggaggtggtggtggtggtggtggagttcGCGGCAGTAGCGGCGGTGGCTACCATCGTGACATTGTATGTAGGAACTGCCAGCAACTTGGGCATATGAGCAGGGATTGCATGGGCCCCTTGATGATCTGTCATAACTGTGGGGGGCGAGGACACCTGGCATATGAGTGCCCTTCTGGTAGGTTCATGGATCGCTACCCCAGGAGGTACTGA
- the LOC133738344 gene encoding uncharacterized protein LOC133738344 isoform X1, producing MFKAVQSWMFPSEFEVLNPVLGHIWRRQWWLWWCFFFLKSVELGHNKKFNMSSESRSLSRSRSRSPKDRKIRSDRFSYRDAPYRRDGRRGGGFSRDNLCKNCKRPGHFARECPNVAICHNCGLPGHIASECTTKSLCWNCREPGHMASNCPNEGICHTCGKAGHRARDCTAAPMPPGDLRLCNNCYKQGHIAVDCTNEKACNNCRKTGHLARDCPNEPICNMCNVSGHVARQCPRANVLAERGGGGGGGGGVRGSSGGGYHRDIVCRNCQQLGHMSRDCMGPLMICHNCGGRGHLAYECPSGRFMDRYPRRY from the exons GGAGGAGGCagtggtggttgtggtggtgtttttttttcctcaaatcaGTGGAGCTAGGTCATAATAAGAAATTTAACATGAGTTCAGAGAGCAGGAGCCTAagcaggagcaggagcaggAGCCCTAAGGATCGTAAGATCCGTTCCGATCGCTTTTCCTATCGTGATGCACCTTACAGGAGAGATGGTCGTCGGGGTGGTGGTTTCAG CCGAGACAATCTCTGCAAGAACTGCAAAAGACCTGGCCATTTTGCTAGAGAATGCCCTAATGTTGCAATTTGTCACAATTGTGGTCTTCCCGG GCACATTGCTTCGGAGTGTACTACAAAGTCACTATGTTGGAATTGCCGTGAACCTGGTCACATGGCCAGTAACTGCCCGAATGAAGGCATCTGCCACACCTGTGGCAAGGCTGGACACCGTGCTAGAGACTGCACTGCTGCCCCAATGCCACCCGGGGACTTAAGGTTGTGCAACAACTGCTACAAGCAGGGTCATATTGCAGTCGACTGCACAAATGAGAAGGCATGCAACAACTGTAGGAAGACAGGTCACCTGGCGCGTGATTGCCCAAATGAACCCATCTGTAACATGTGCAATGTATCTGGGCATGTGGCCAGGCAGTGCCCCAGAGCCAATGTTTTGGCAGAGAGgggaggaggtggtggtggtggtggtggagttcGCGGCAGTAGCGGCGGTGGCTACCATCGTGACATTGTATGTAGGAACTGCCAGCAACTTGGGCATATGAGCAGGGATTGCATGGGCCCCTTGATGATCTGTCATAACTGTGGGGGGCGAGGACACCTGGCATATGAGTGCCCTTCTGGTAGGTTCATGGATCGCTACCCCAGGAGGTACTGA